One window of the Carcharodon carcharias isolate sCarCar2 chromosome 38, sCarCar2.pri, whole genome shotgun sequence genome contains the following:
- the LOC121273051 gene encoding probable G-protein coupled receptor 139 → MSRDNSVTIVILSRGKCGLSNCVTRYLVAMAASDLLVTILDLILRQIPIVFEEEFVFLESIPVCNIHAVLLYAVTDCSVWFTVAFTFDRFMAICCRKLKSKHCTERTAAVVLGTVTALSGLKNIFWYFMLTGSYVLVNQPWFCLIALYADFSPVWTAIEFLHQILTPCVPFVLILLLNVLTVRHILVNSRVRRRLRAPSSGENTRDPEMESRRKSIILLFVISGNFILLWSTLMVYSIWIRMSWMGHQSVYLPYFMLELGFMLQLLFCCTNTCIYAVTQSKFRKQVKVMLKHPFAPILQFLRK, encoded by the exons ATGTCTCGAG ATAACTCAGTGACGATTGTGATCTTATCTCGAGGAAAGTGCGGTCTCTCCAACTGTGTCACTCGCTACTTGGTGGCCATGGCGGCGTCAGATCTACTGGTCACAATCCTCGACCTGATATTGAGACAAATTCCGATTGTTTTTGAGGAAGAATTTGTTTTCCTGGAGTCCATCCCCGTGTGTAACATCCACGCTGTCCTGCTGTACGCAGTCACCGACTGTTCCGTCTGGTTCACTGTCgctttcacctttgatcgattCATGGCCATTTGTTGCCGGAAGCTGAAAAGTAAACATTGCACCGAGAGAACGGCGGCTGTGGTTCTGGGGACAGTGACAGCGCTGAGCGGTTTGAAGAatattttctggtattttatgcTGACAGGGAGTTATGTGCTAGTCAATCAACCCTGGTTTTGCCTGATAGCATTGTATGCTGATTTCTCACCGGTCTGGACCGCAATTGAGTTCCTGCATCAGATCCTGACACCCTGCGTCCCGTTTGTCCTGAtcctgctgctcaatgttctcactgTCAGACACATCTTAGTGAACAGCAGGGTCCGCAGGAGGCTCCGGGCTCCCAGCTCTGGGGAGAACACCAGAGACCCGGAGATGGAGAGtcgaaggaaatccatcattttgcTGTTTGTGATCTCGGGGAATTTCATCCTGTTATGGTCGACCCTAATGGTTTATTCCATCTGGATCCGGATGTCTTGGATGGGTCATCAGTCCGTGTACCTACCTTATTTTATGTTGGAGctgggcttcatgctgcagctcctgttcTGCTGCACAAACACTTGTATCTACGCCGTGACCCAGTCCAAGTTCAGGAAGCAGGTGAAGGTTATGCTGAAACATCCCTTTGCCCCAATCCTTCAATTCCTGAGAAAGTGA